The genome window AATCTATTATGCCACAAAGGCTCAACCATGTTTCTATTAGATGTAGATGCATTTGACACAGAAACATGTTTTTCACTACTTGAAGATGAAGTATTAACAATGGAGTATTTATGAGGATTAACAACACTCTTATTACAAGCATGAGATGAAGTACGTAAACTAGATGCAACAGAGGAAACATGATGCAAATGAGGGTGCACATTATTAGTATTATAGATACTAGATGGAACTTGAGTAGAAGCTTGAGTAGAAGTTGCAACAGGCTTACAAAGATCTGAGATGTGATAGTATAGGCCATCAGTAGCCTTACCAATTTCTAGAGGCCTCTTCAGTGAAGGGGCCTGTAGAAGAATACATGAAAACTTTGTAAAGATGATATAACAATCAAATTGAACTGTCAAATAATGAATAAATATTAGGTTGAATTTGAAACTGGGCATAAAAAGAACTCTTTTGAGACTGAATTTGGGACTCAAGACTACATCACCAACTAGTGTCACCTTTACCCTATATCCATTAGGTAATGTGACTAGAAAAGGGTAAACTAAGGTCTTAATGTTGGTTAAAATGAATTTGTTATAGGCCATGTGATTTGTGGCCCTGGAATCAAGTATCCAAGAGTCAGTATTTGGCTTAAAATATTCATATGAACGATTGCAAGAATCAAGAGAAGTAGAGCAAGCTGAAATACCTGCAAAGTTTACTGCTCCTACCCTCATGCCAGAATTGTCTTCTGCATTTCTAGTCTGAAAATTTTCTAAGATGCTGATGAGCTGGTTGTATTGTTCTTTGGTCAGATTCTGCATCATTCCTCTCTCTTCTTGAGTCTGTGGCTTTCCCCCATCTTCTACACCAGTATCCTTATCACTATAATCTCCAAACACATTGGTAGtcactctttttcttttattgaaCTTAGATTTTTGTGGATAATCGTGAAGCTTGTAGCACCTGTCCTTGGTGTGCCCTGGCCTCTTGCAGTAATCACAGACTGGTCGAGGTCTGTTTGTGGAGTAGTTTTCCCTGAAACCATTGCTCCCAGTGCTACTCGACTGATTGTAGTTTGTATATAAATTCCCTCCAGGTCCATTTCCTTGTTGGCCATAACTAGTTCTGAAGTTATTATTTCCTGGCATGTTCACACTCAAAGTAGTGGAATCAATCATCAACTGATTATTTAGTTTCATCTCCCTTTGCTTCTCCTCTTGGATGAGAATAGCAAAAGCTTGTGCCAAGGAAAGCAAAGGGTTCATCATCAGGATGATTCCCCCCACAACAGTATATACCTCGTTCAATCCCATTAGGAATTGAATTAACCTCCTGTCCTGCTCAGCTTTCTGTATATTTGCCTTGTCACCACATGTATACTGGCACTTGCATTGACCATGTGCATTCAAGGTATTTGGTTTTTCCCATAACTTCTTCATCTTAGTATAGTACCCTGTAATATCGAGTGTTCCTTGACTCAAATCACTGATTTCTTTCTGTAATTGATATAGTTTTGCCCCATTAATTGGATCATATCTGTCCTCCAATTCCTGCCAAAGCTCCTTAGCATCATTGACATATTGTAGACTATCCACCAGATCCTTTGAAAGAGAATCAAAATCCATGAGGTCACTATATTATCACAGCATTCCCATTGATCAAGTAGgatcctttgagtctagtttctcaCACTTCCCATTTATGAAGCCTACTTTATTTTTCACAGAAAGAGCCATAAATACTCCTCGCCTCTATGATCTATACCCCGATCCATCAAAAGGTACCGGTACAAGCATGGAACATGCATTTTCGGATGGATGCATGTAAAGCGGATTGGTTGAATCGAGTGGCGGATTAGGAGAATCTGATGTGCTTTCTTCAATTGCCATGATCTTAGTCGATATGTGCGCGCAGAGAACTCTTAATCACCCGATTTCTGTACCAAACCTAAATTTGGGGCTGACCTCGAAACTCGAAACAAAACAATATCAAACCTTGAGTTTTCTAGACCAAAAATAAAATTGTGCTAAGGATTAGAACCTCCGCTCTAATATTATGACAAATTCTCAGATGAGAGAAGTGAAATCAAGCTGAGATGAGCTCCGGTGGATGAGCAGAAAACCTAGCTAAGAGAGAGGAAATGAGAGAAGAAGCTTCGAGAGAGCTGCAACCCATAATTGGGAAATTGAAAATGAATATTCTAACTATGCAAAATGTCCAAATCCCTTACTTATACACATGACATCTGGCAATAGTTGTCCACTAACTAATAACTACATTAACA of Nicotiana tomentosiformis chromosome 7, ASM39032v3, whole genome shotgun sequence contains these proteins:
- the LOC138896365 gene encoding uncharacterized protein produces the protein MDFDSLSKDLVDSLQYVNDAKELWQELEDRYDPINGAKLYQLQKEISDLSQGTLDITGYYTKMKKLWEKPNTLNAHGQCKCQYTCGDKANIQKAEQDRRLIQFLMGLNEVYTVVGGIILMMNPLLSLAQAFAILIQEEKQREMKLNNQLMIDSTTLSVNMPGNNNFRTSYGQQGNGPGGNLYTNYNQSSSTGSNGFRENYSTNRPRPVCDYCKRPGHTKDRCYKLHDYPQKSKFNKRKRVTTNVFGDYSDKDTGVEDGGKPQTQEERGMMQNLTKEQYNQLISILENFQTRNAEDNSGMRVGAVNFAGISACSTSLDSCNRSYEYFKPNTDSWILDSRATNHMAYNKFILTNIKTLVYPFLVTLPNGYRVKVTLVGDVVLSPKFSLKRVLFMPSFKFNLIFIHYLTVQFDCYIIFTKFSCILLQAPSLKRPLEIGKATDGLYYHISDLCKPVATSTQASTQVPSSIYNTNNVHPHLHHVSSVASSLRTSSHACNKSVVNPHKYSIVNTSSSSSEKHVSVSNASTSNRNMVEPLWHNRLGHVPFAKMKGIHEIPAKFNLNNLSFASYAQWLDKTDYHFQKEPPSQQNILKYCMLLCGDYIIL